AGTAAGGAAGTGGCTCTTGAAAATGGCATTAATGTAACCCACTCAGAATACGGTTTTGGATTTGAAGGGTACACTGGTAATCCTATTGTTGATTTGATGAGGAATTTGCGTGGAACTAAGATCACAATGTCCCGCAGCGATGTTGAGGATCTTCTCAGACTATGTCATGGGAAACACACGAGGAAGGAGGACCTGATTGCCATTTTCAAGGAGTCTAAACCCTTTGCTTCCATGAGTGAAATCAAAAACAAGTTCAAGAAGTACATGACTCGTCTTAAAATCGACGACAAGCCTCATCGTTGGATGGTTACTCCTGAGGCCGCTAAACTCTTCAACATTCGCAAGGAACTCGACCGGATCCTCACACATCAGCTCAACACTGAAATCCTCTCAGAACCattcttttaatttttgttcacacaaattatacattattatatagatTAGTACATAAGTTAGTATATAGATTAGTACACAAGTTAGTGTATGATTGATATATTATGATATAAActattattgtataattataacaaCACACTAATGTACGtgaatataatacattGAGTTATGAAAACTTATAAAAAAGTTTCAGGAGCAAGAAGATGATGGCACTGAGGAATCCGGTGGAAAAAATCGTGACGATCCAAGTGACGAAAATCTTCCTGTACAGCCCGAAGTTGACGTGCCTAGAGGTGATTCTGGAGAAGATGCTGTGGAAGAAAGCCAGCAGGCTCTTCTTCTCGGCTCCGTATAAGCTCAGGACACTCGAAGTGTTGTCAGCGCTCACAGGACTTTCACAATGCTGGTTACTACCTTGAGGTGTGCTGACGTGAGACTCCGCATTGGCGGAATCCAAGTTTTGTTCTCCAGTTGTTTCCTCCATATCATTGGCGGGAGGATCGTTGGAAGGGTCAAGTTCCTGGTTCTTTTCGTCAATGTAGATGAGTGAGTACTGTTTATTATAGGCCGGCAGGTGCTGCACCATGCCAACGCCGAGAATTGAAGAGACTGCGACGTGGGTGGAGCTGATTGGGACTCCGAGCTGGGACAGGATGAGAACAATTGTTCCAGACGAGCAGTCGATAGTGTAACCTCTTGAGGGTGTAACGCGTGTAATGTTTAGTCCGACGGTTTTAATGACTCTGTAACCGAAAAAGGCGAGACCAAACCCCATGAGAATGCCGCCAATCATGAGAATGTACCAGGGCGTGGTCTTTACCTCCTCGTCGATGCCGTCATAGTACAGAAAGTACATTGTGGCGAAGGTCGAGACTGCGTTTGCAGTGTCATTTGAGGACTGTGAAATGATTGCTATGGACGCACCGACGATTTGAATTGCTGAAAACACGGTCTGCGTCATGTGTTTCTTACTCTTCTTGATCTCAGTTGGGACAACAACCTTCTTGTACTTTCCAATGGCCTTGCGGTTATTTGACAATTTAGAACTGTTTGAAAGAGACTTAGTTACGCTGTTTCCAGATCCGTTATGCCCGCTAGAGTTTGATTTAATGCTATTGTTTGACGTTTGCTCTCGGTAGTCTAGGTGCATATTCGAATTTGTGAAGCTTCTGCTCTTGTTAATTGAGGTCACGAAGGCGCTTTTTATCCCTGTCAAAAAGCGGTTTATGCTCGAGTCTGTCTGAGTCATTGCGTTGTCTAGTGAGTAATCATCTGGGCTTGAATCCGCTGAACTGCCTCCGTCCGGTTTCAATCTTCCTCGATTTTTTGCGTTTTTCGCATCTTCAGGCGGCTCGCCttctttataatttttagaaaatgCAGTTGAGGGTAAATTTCTGGAAGTTGAATTCTTGTCATCCTTATTTTCGGGATCTTGACAAGATTCATCAGGGTTTTCAACATCCGGTGAACAGGACTCCTTATTGTCCTCCTGCCCTGGATCTGAATGCTCTTTATCTTCCGATTTTTGGTTAAATCTATGTTTTTTTAGCCTAAATTTTCGGCTCTTTTTTTTATTTGACCTTGTGATGGTAGGGTCAATATTGTGTAATGATTCTATATAGGACCAGTTGCCCTTAATTCTAAAATGTAAAACCGTGTATGAAACAATTGTAGAAGCTGTGGACAAAATTGACAGCACTATTAAAACCGATAAAAACTTGTTCCAGTTTGACCTGGCGAACCACACGCGATAGGAGTCTGCAGATGATCCCATGTTTGATCTGAGGACTGAGTTTTCGTATGCGATGAATATCGAGAGCGGAACCGAAAAGATGATGTTGAATATCCAGTGAAAGTTCATCATGACCTTGAACGAATCTCTGCGCTTAAGAATTAACTCCTGGATTATGATGTAAAAGGTCGCGCTCACGAACACCGACAACATGGGCACTATAAACCACGAGATGACAATGTACAGCAGTTCAATCCAGCGCACTCCTGAAAAACGGCCTGAAGCCACTCCAAAACCAGCAAGAGCTCCTAAGAGACTGTGCGTCGTCGAGACTGGAATTCCAAACAGAGATGCAACGGCCAGGAAAATAAACGAGCCAAGGGAGGAGGACAACATTCCCAGCGCCAAATCCCTAGGCGCATCTGAGAAGGCagaaaagtttaaaatttttgttCTGATTGCATCAGAAACTGTTCCGCCGAGGAAAATCGAGCCTAGAATCTCAAAAACGAAAGCAATACAAATTGCCGACCGAAGGTTCAGGGTCCCGCTCCCAATCGACGTCGAAAAGGCGTTTGCCACGTCATTCGAGCCAATAGAGACGGCCAGAAGACTACAGGATATTCCAGTGGCTATCAATACCCACAAAAGTTCGGGATGTGATGATGCCATACAAGTCCGGGGTTATCCTAACATTTGGAACTACTAGGTTTCGTGAAGGTGGAAAGAAAACTACATTTAAATGTTCTGCTCATcctttataattattttcaagAATGTCTACAACTTATATTCTGTTTCCTCTCGGAGAGAGAATTTACAACGTGGCGTCCCCCATACTATAGCAGCCTCTCCGAATTCTTGAACATGCCTGCAGGTGCCTCAAATGACACTTTATTTCTTCCTTAACGCAAGCACGCGACTCTTAGAGACTTTAAAACGCTCTAACCCATGAATAGTAAAAATACGTGCCTGTGCGTCGACAAACTTAACCAGTTACATAACACAATCCACACAGAACTCACTGATTGCAAGGATAAGGTttggaattttaaaatttcaagtTTAACAAAGGAAAGAGATTCGCTACTGCTTAGGTATGACCCATTTTTGCTCGTTTTATTCACCTCTTATACACATTTCCCTGATACACCctgtgtaaattttttttcCTAATTTTCAccttaattttttatataccACCGTTAAAGTGTATTTTgaattatctttattttatcgTTAGTATATGGCTAAATAACCCCAACTACCTAACATAATTCCCTATGTACTAATTCACGGTGTTGTAGAAACGAGGATTTGAGGTCAAAGTTGACCGATTTACAGTCTAAGATAGCTTCGGACCCTTTTATGGCCAGAAGATATTACGAGCTTTGTAACAATAAACCCTCAGAATTCTTGGAAAATAGCGATATTTCTCAAGTGTATAAGCAGCTTTACACATATCAGGTACGAAGTATTGGATGATAGAACAATTTTCAGGACTTGAATAAGGAGTTAACGGAACGTCTGTCACTGGAACAGATGAATTCCATGTCCTGGAAGCACAAGTTTTACGATCTAGAGAAGAAAATTTCATCCCAAATTTCGGAACTTTTGCAGCTGACCCAGGCTGGAAATTGTGTAGAAACCACAGATTACGCCAAGTTTAAAACTGAACATTACTGTAAAGTAGCAAAGGAAGCCTTAGAACTGCTAAAACAAGCCCAAAACAGGATTGAAGGAGACCGttacagtattatttacatagatttatatttaattatatactactATGTATACTAAATATGTGTTTGTAGGAATAGAATCCTATATGGACAGAGTTTCTGACTTAGAAGATCAGTTATCCCAGTATCGTTTAAGGTTTAATCAATCacaaatgatttaaattctttGCAACTGGCCTTTGTAACATAGTTTTTTGTAAAGcattattgtaaaataccttttGTAACATagattttttcaaaattttgtaaaatattggaAAATAGTTTCTATTATGATGGACAAAGATAAGAGAGTTAAGGATCTGGTATTGCCTAGTATGTTGGAGTACAAGGTGATGGAGGATTTCAGGCGCACACTGTCAAAACGACCATACGAATATTTGGAAGATGGGAACTACGACGTGTATTTGAAGGATACTAAAAAGCAGAAGGATGAGAAGGAGCCATACGTATCAGTGCACAGAAAGGAGCTAATTAAGATATACTCAGACATTTTGACACTGATTAAACATAAACAGAAGCATATAAACTCACAACTCGTTAACCCGAAGTTCGATATTGCAAGACATAACTTTATTTGCATTTGCAAAAATTCAGTCAAGTTCCATGACTACTATTTGAAGTCTGGATCTCCACCACGCAGTGTGTCTGAACTCAAATCTAAACCTGAAAAAATGCCTAAAGTTCCAGAGGAAAAGCCGGCAGTTAAGCCCAAACCCGAAACTCCAGAGTTAAATGAGACTAATTATGAAAAGGCATATTTGGTATCAACATCGAGGACTGACGAGAGCCAACAAGATGATTACTACTCGCGTTTAGATACCTACTTCAGCCTTAAATCAAAGGAACACACATCGCCATCGACTGAAAGGGTTAAATCGACCAAATTAGTGGATAAGAGTGGTAAGGGAGTAACATTTGCAGGAGTTGGCAGTGTGCAAAAAACTAGTTCATTTGTAGATCCTGTGAAAAAAGCTGATTCACTTGTTGAAAGTTTGCAAAAAAGTGAAACGTTTTCCTCAGAATCATATCCTGAGTCAATGGAACGCAAAGATACGTATAAAGTCGAAGATTTGATGCAACTCCCATCACTGAATATTGAGGCTTTGCACCCTTCAGAGTCTCGAGAGAGTTCAGTGGAATCAGTTAAGGTAAGGCCAAAACCAAGAGAAAGGAAAGTAAAAGATGTGAAAACTGGAGATAAACAAGTTGAACAAACTGTTTATGGAGTTGATGAAAAAGTAGATAAAGAAGGTGAACTGGACTTCCAAAAGAGTTCATTGTTGAATAACCAGGAGGCTGAGATGAGGAACGACTTGTTGCACTTGTTTGAGAGTGTGGGAGTCCTTTCAGACTTGCCAAGGGAAAGATTGCTTGAGTTGAGTTCTCACTTTAAGTTGAGGTCATTTTTTGCAAAAACAAGTATAATTCTGGCAGGAGAATACCCGAAGGAGTTTTACATAGTAGCATCAGGTACAGTGTCGAGTTATGCTTATGACCCAACTGACACTGAGGACACTTACAGGAGAACATATCTTAGTTCAGACTACTTTGGAGAGTCGTTCATCATCGATGATGTTCCGAGTGACGAGTTCTACGTGGCAGACACACACGTCACACTCCAGGCGATGAACTCTAAACTTTTCAGAACACTGTTGGCAGACCAGTTTAACGCCTTCAAGTGTAGATTAAATGAGCTTAAGCACTATGCCAGTTATGGAGCACACAGACTTGGAACAGGGAAGTTTCTCAGTACCAGGTTTGGAACTGCTAGATTGGGAACCGGGAAATTTGGTAATGTTAAGGTTGGAACTGTTAGATTGGGGACTAAAATTGGAACAAATCTTAATTTGGATAGGTTTATGACAGATGAGAAGGAAGTTAAGGCATACACAGTTTTGGGAAAGGAGTTACTTGGGTTTATGAAGAGTTTCTACTTTTTTGCAAAGTATGAGCAGATGAATAAGTTGGCTAAAAAGGTAACGTACCAGGAGTACTCTAACAAGGAGATTTTAGAAGATGTGGCTAAGGGTAGTGGCTTGTTTTTGATATTCAAGGGTAGAATATCCCTGCAAATCTACGAACAAAGTTATAATAGACAACTGGAACTTGTATCCTTTGCACCAAACTCGTACTTTTTCAATTTCAGACCTAATAGTGAAACTGTAGCCAACATACTAGACAGGAAGTCTTTAGTTGTAACTGAAAATGTAAAACTGCTGTATTTGGCTCAAAAGTATGTACAAAAGTGCTTATCAGAATCCTTACCGCAAATGACAACGTACCTTGAAAATCTGTACAAATCAAGGTATATCCACATTGCTACCGTTGGTGATAAAGTTACGAGTAGCACCAGTAGTGATGAGGATAGTGAAGATTCAGTTGATGATATAGTTCCTGACAAAACTGCTTCCTCATCAGAAGGCACTGAATCATCTAGTGATGATTCGCCCAGTTTATCTGAGTCTCCTGTTGCCCCTAAGGATTTGTCAGATTCTCCAGAACCTTCTAAGGATTCTTCTGGAACTATTAATGACACTGAACCTACGCCTGAGGATAGCATTGAAAGTATAAAGGAATCAACTGACAGTGTCAAGTGTAGTGAACAAACTGTTGAGGATAGTGAAAGTGTCAAAGAAAGCGAGCCTGTCCCTGATGATAGCAGTGAAACTATAAAAGAATCTACAGACAGTGTTAAAGACACCGACCCTATCATTGAGGATACTATAATTGAGGATAGCGAGAGTGTTAAGGATTCAGAACAAACCCTTGAGGACAGTGAAAGTCTTAAGGGTAGTGAACAAAGTCCGGAAAGTGCTTCTGAAGATGGTCTGATCGTCTCAAGACGGTCTTTTGAATATCCTGCCGATGTTTCAATTCGTGGGTCAACCTACAGAAGTGAAAAACTCGATAGTTCAAGAACTGGCTCCAATTTACAGAGCAGACGTGATAGTTCTAGAAGTGTTTCAACCCTGGAAAATAAGCTTGATAGTTCAAGAAGTAGTAAACTCGAGTCTAAGGAGTCGTCAAGGTCGAGATTATCGGGTGGCTCATTACTCAACAGGACTGTTTCCAGAAGATCATTTGAGGATCCAGCTGAAGTTTCAATTAGAGGTTCGACATATAGAAGCGAGACCCTTGATAGTTCCAGGACAAGTTTGGCAAGTGGTGCATCAGTTCtcaataaaattgtatcCAGAAGGTCATTTGACGATCCAGTGGACGTTTCAATTCGTGGATCAACTTACAGAAGTGAAAAACTAGATAGTTCAAGGACTGTCTCAAGCTTACAAACTAAACCTTCTCCCGTTCCGGATCTCGAACGTATAGTATCAAGACGTTCATTTGAGGATGCTGTTGACGTTTCCATACGTGGTTCCACATTTAGGAGCGAGAGGCCCGACAGTTCTAGAAGTGGCTCTAGTTTGCAAAATAAGCTTGACAGCTCTAGATCTAACCTTACAAGTGGTTCATCGGTGCTTAACAAAATTGTCTCTAGAAGGTCTTTTGAAGACCCTGTTGATGTTTCAATTAGAGGTTCTACGTACAGAAGTGATACACTAGATAGCTCAAGAACCAGTTCAAGCCTGGAAAATAAACTTGATAGTTCAAGGAGTAGTAAATTAGGGCCTAAGGAATCAGCAAGATCAAGTTTAAGCAGCGGTAGTGAACGTTTTgtggataaaataatgaggAAAATGGAATCATATAAATCACTAATCTACTCATCCGATACACCAAAAACCACAAGTAAAGATGAAAGCGCTAGAGATTTAACTGATGGTAGTGTTAAAGAAAGTGTTAAGGATGAGTTGGATTATGAAATGATCAGGAAAAACACATTAATGGCATCACACATGTTGATTTCGGATACTGAGCTTACGTCAAGAACATCTTCTAACGATAAACCTGAGTCATCAGAACACGTAGTATCTGATCAAGTTTCATCATCAAGAGCTTCTTCTGGAAGGCGCTTGTCCAAAACTTTTTCATCGGGGCAAGTTGAGCCAGTTGTGAACATTAGTGAACAAGTAGTTAAGAGTTTGGAAACATTTGTCTCAGATGAGAATAATAGAGAGAGGGATAACAATTTGTTTGACAGCATAAAGGAAAGTGACGCTAGCAGCGTAGCAAGTGAAGTTAAGttcatatttaacattcCAAATTTGGAGGATGTGAATGTACCGAAACTGAAGCTTGAGACTCAAGATGTTGGTGAGAAGTTGGATAGCTCAAGAGTTGATGGTAACGATAACTTTGTAAGTATAAAAACACTACcaatgtataataatttgaagcCTGATATTGGTAAGGAGCGTGAAATTAAGTATGTTGACCACCATAGCCTGGATGAAGCTGTAGAGGCCTCTGAGAACATGTTTGAGGATGAAAAGCAACAAATGTCAGATAAGATAGTTCACAGACAAACCTCTTCGTCATTTTTGCTAACCTCAAATTCTATCAACTACGGAGATGCCTCAGCAGAAAAAATTGCGAGATTGGAAGCACTGGATCAGTTGAtaagtaaaaattacccCTCTGTCCAAGAATCTATTAACACCGTAGTAGAAGTTATACGATTAAGGTCTCTTAATACACAGTCTTCCATTACACCGCCGGTTCTTACACCCTCAGTTCATTCAGTTGATAATGACATGGAAGTGGAAAAGGAGGATCAATTACAGACTGATATGTCTGAAAAGGTTGAAAAATTGGATGAGTTTGGGACAAAATCACCATCACTTGACATTAGTGAGATACCAGAccttaaaaaaatattgtCAAAAGTCCACGAAATGTACGTTGGCAAAGACGACAAAGAACAGTCACTAAGTGGATCCCGGTTCTCATCAATAGACGATGTATATATACACTTGGacaaaattgaaaaattatattccAAATCATACACCACTGAGATGGATCGCACTGAGCCTAAAGTTGATGATGTTCCTAAACCCCAACTTGACGTTGGTGAACCTGTGGGTAGTATGGGTACTATGGATAGTGTTTATGGACTTGACAGTATGTATAAATCTAGGGATGATGTCGAGGTTGAAAAGGTTACTGAAGATCCTGAAATTGATGTTCCTGAGCTTGAACTTGTTGATGAAACTATGGGTAGTATGGATAGTGGTGTGTATGGGTTGGATACCATGTACAAGTCCAACGATAGTATGTTTGAATTGGAAACATTGTATAAACAAACTTCAAATGTGGTTAACAAATCCCTATCTGATGAAATTTACGATACTGACAAAGACGAAGTTTTAGAGCAAACTGAACCTCAAGATACCCTACTCAACACCATCAGCAAATCATTTGATACGATAACCCAGGAATTGACAGTGGATAATATAACCAAGAAATTATCAATGGATAGTATAActgataaattaagtttGGATAACTTAACAGAAGGAATGTCAATTGATGATTTAAGTAAGAAATTCACAATGGATAGCATAGCTGGAAAATTATCTGTTGATGGTATAACTGAGAAACTGTCTGTAGATGGAATAACTGAGAAGTTTGAAGGAATAACATTGGATAACCTGAGTAGAGAGATAAGTAACATTGGTGAAGAGATTACAGGAATGCTTTCGTCTAAATCAAGTGTGAGAAGTGGTTTAGGGCCTGAGGAATTGGCTAAGGATGAAGAAGTTGAAGAAAAACAGGAACCGAGTGTGTTTGAATCTTCAAAATTAATGATCAGTAGCATTTTCgataatattacaatttacCCATCAAAAACCCAGACACCAACTGAATCATCTGATCAGACACAAGTGGAACAAAAAGAAGAACAGTATCAACAAAATCAACAAGATGAGGAATATGGTGTAGTGGAGTTGAGTGAGAACAATGTATTTATTGACAAGTATAATTTGGTGAGGAGAATAAGCTTGGATTCATCGTCATCATATGTTAGCTCGACGAGTAGTACGGAAAGAACCACTTCAGATAGTGGGGGCCAAACTCTTGAAAATTCATCTGGAGAATACACACAGCCAAACCAGTCAATTGAATACAGTGATGGTTCCAGCCTTTTGAACTTCCCAGCAGCCCAAGTCATTGACTCCACTGATAGTGTTAATCTTGATAGTGCTAGTTTAGATAGTGGAACAGTGGATACAAGTGCTATGGATATGGATCATAGCGTGTTAGACAACAGTGTCACCGTGGACAATAGTGCAATGGATATGGATAACAGTCCTAAGGATAGTGCTGATGTGAGTTATTTGACCAGTGATAAAGGGTTACACTCGAGTGTTGAGTCGTTTGGAACTGATGATTTCTCTGAGTCAGTACACTCAACAGATTCCTCAGCCTCAGTAACAATGGATAACAGTGTTACCTTAGATAACAGTGTGACTGCTGACAATAGTGTTACAATGAAGGAAAGTTCGGAGTCAAGTGAATTGTCAGAATCTGAACTGACAAGCTCGTTAAGCAGTAGAAGCGACGTTGACAAGGGCACAAATACCGTAAGTCTTAGTGAGGATACTCACTCTCTCTGTTCATCATTAAATACAACTACTGACACCTCAACAACTAGCATTAATTCCTCAGATAATACTACAATAACGGATAGCTCTAATACCAGTTTGACTGAGAGTGTGAGTATGAGCGATTCAGTTGACACTAGTTTAACTGAAAGTTCGAGCAGTAGACGAACGAGCATGGATAGTGATTTCCAAGACGGCACTGGACTTAATAATCAGTCGCCATTTTCTGGATTATCCGATAACTCCTCTATTGTTTATAGTAAACAGTTTTCTGACTTCAATGAATCACAATCTGATCAACAAGACTTAGAACAGCATGATTGTTTGGGGGACCAAAATGTAGAACAAGATAAATTTAGAGTTGAGGTAGATTCACAAAGACAAAATTTGGAACAAGATAACTTCAAAGGTGATTTAGATTTAGAAAGCCAAAACTTCAGACACCTTGAATCTGATTTAGAGAACCAGAATTTTGGAAATTTTCAAAGAGATTTAGAAAAACAAGATTACTCTAAAGATAAAGTGAATTCTGATGAATTTGAGGGTGATTATGATGACCAAAAATATGAAGATGAGGGAATGGATGAAGAATACGTTGATACAGATGAAACAGTAGATTCATATGAAGAAGAGGAAGAGGAATACGATGAGGAGATGATATTGAACATAAAGAATTTATTCATGTCAACATTAAAGAATAAGTACAAGTCAATAGGAGCCTCATTTAATGCAATGGACCTAGAATGTACAGGAATGGTAACTTGTGAAGTGTTCTTGAGTTTCATTGAGAAGTTAGGAATTGGAGCAATAGATCACAGAGAACAGAACCTGATGTTTGAACTGTTGAAGGAGGATGGGAAAGACTACATAACAGTTGCCTCGTTTTACAGGTTCAGTGGGGAATGTGTTACCACATTACCTGAGTTGAATCAGCACTTTATATCTATTTTTGGAAGCAGTAGAATGGCATTTGAGCGTTTTTTCACAACCCTAACCAAGGCAACGATGTGCTCAAGAGTTGATTTTGTTCTCATTTTGACTCAGGTTGGCATACCTGAAAAGGATGCAAATATTTTGTTTGATGCTGTTGACGTTTGCGAGAAAGATTCTGTGTCAGTTTTCACAATCCTAAAGATTTTAGTAGGGGATTGGGATGCAGTAACTGCTTTCGAGTATGAAGAAAAGATTAACACCAACTTTAATAGACTGCTGACATATCTCTCACCTGAGACTGATAACTTTAACAGTGAATTCACAAGAACACTCTCAAGTCAGTTTTTCGAACAGGGACTCGACTGCTCACTGGTAAATGACTCTTACGAAGAGTTTTACATTGACAGAGAATTGTTTTACTTTGACGAACTTTACTCTTTGATCTCCTCTAAACCTGAGTTTAAACAGGTATCATTGCCACAAAAGAGGTTTATCATTTCACTCTTCAACATAATAACATTTGGGCCAAGCGCAGCCAGTTCAGAATCAGATGAAGACTCCAATCCACCAGAAGAATTCGCTGGGGAAGATAAGATGGAACATGTGGATTTAATATGTAGTAATGAGTATGATGTGCCATTGATAGCATTGATAAGTGGTAGTGCAGATATGAGTTTTGAAGGTATAACTTACCCTAAACACGTTAAGTTTAATGGCCCTTCATTCCCAAATTATGAACAGTTTATACAATCAGCACATGTTTACACAAGTCCAGAGCCCATTCCAACTAATAAAACGCCGTGTAACTATAACATTACAGTTGCAAACCCACAAAGTAAAGCACAAGGTAGGGAGAATGTTGTTGGAATAATGCCATTAACGAGTTTCATATACAATGTTATACCACTGTTAAATGAGAGAAGTAGAAGAGTTCCTGTCATGTTCCAGTTTTTGAAAACTGTATCTAGTTTCGGTGTTTATACTGACGAGGAGTTGGATACTATAGTGGCAGCTTGTACGGTCAGGCAGTTTAAGCTTCACGAGACTGTGATTAAAACTGGTGAAGTTCCAACGCACTTTTACCTCATCTTCAATGGCTCAGTAACTATTACAAACGAGTTTAACTTCCAATTCAAAACTGTATCCAAGGGTAACTTCTTCTCCACCTTCGATATTGTCAATAATCAACTTAACACCTTCACAGTCTACGCAAACTGCACCTTGGTGCTTCTAAGTTGGGAACGTAGTGAGTTCTTCAGGGTATTTACAAAGTACTACACACTTCTCGATCACGACTCCTGCAATATGGATGACTTTCAGATCCAGGTTTCTCAAAAAAGCATTGATAAAAAAGTCTCATTTGCTGAGACAccttaattttttaacacacAAACATTAATAGTTGGTGTTTAGTACCGTTTAgtgtatattaattgtaGTATTGTAtgtagtatatagtatacattatagtatagtactgtatatagtatagcAGTATTACTAAGGAGTATTTATTATAGTGTGTTATACTGTGTATAGTAATTCTCAAGTATTCTACATTCTACCAACctaaatatattttcatcactagttaataatatacatgtGTAGTGTAGTTTATTAGGGGTGGTTATTAGGTCTTTGATCATATCTAAAGTGATAATTATCGTCTTGAAAGTGTTGCATTTGCGTGTTTTGcaaattatacattttGTGGTTCATATTTCCCATTGGGTTCATATTGCCCATCGCTCCCATATTTGCCATAGAGTTCATATTCG
Above is a window of Theileria parva strain Muguga chromosome 2, complete sequence, whole genome shotgun sequence DNA encoding:
- the slc20a1b gene encoding Phosphate transporter family protein, with product MASSHPELLWVLIATGISCSLLAVSIGSNDVANAFSTSIGSGTLNLRSAICIAFVFEILGSIFLGGTVSDAIRTKILNFSAFSDAPRDLALGMLSSSLGSFIFLAVASLFGIPVSTTHSLLGALAGFGVASGRFSGVRWIELLYIVISWFIVPMLSVFVSATFYIIIQELILKRRDSFKVMMNFHWIFNIIFSVPLSIFIAYENSVLRSNMGSSADSYRVWFARSNWNKFLSVLIVLSILSTASTIVSYTVLHFRIKGNWSYIESLHNIDPTITRSNKKKSRKFRLKKHRFNQKSEDKEHSDPGQEDNKESCSPDVENPDESCQDPENKDDKNSTSRNLPSTAFSKNYKEGEPPEDAKNAKNRGRLKPDGGSSADSSPDDYSLDNAMTQTDSSINRFLTGIKSAFVTSINKSRSFTNSNMHLDYREQTSNNSIKSNSSGHNGSGNSVTKSLSNSSKLSNNRKAIGKYKKVVVPTEIKKSKKHMTQTVFSAIQIVGASIAIISQSSNDTANAVSTFATMYFLYYDGIDEEVKTTPWYILMIGGILMGFGLAFFGYRVIKTVGLNITRVTPSRGYTIDCSSGTIVLILSQLGVPISSTHVAVSSILGVGMVQHLPAYNKQYSLIYIDEKNQELDPSNDPPANDMEETTGEQNLDSANAESHVSTPQGSNQHCESPVSADNTSSVLSLYGAEKKSLLAFFHSIFSRITSRHVNFGLYRKIFVTWIVTIFSTGFLSAIIFLLLKLFYKFS